A genomic window from Thunnus thynnus chromosome 12, fThuThy2.1, whole genome shotgun sequence includes:
- the LOC137193539 gene encoding uncharacterized protein, which translates to MKCSVECEVVWMSGSREIRKQQHQRPTASERHFSPGSPEETPLHKMLFLPAAALCCLCSALVAMAADLIQDDLTLTKKAGETVYFRCGGTNQCDRNNVYWLQKKDTETFTVIVNIDKTDTFNSRQVFVTVTFTVGADDYLIFGSGTKLFVTASVEQVVKPVVSVYPAAHLEGKSSLLCLASAMSPPVVQFSWKRQKKKGRLEDLPPAEGEQLELREPGRTASILLLHQQEKSTYKYRCYVKHEGGTVRAQTEQDVSTLPSSTASTAAPPAAPTASPTPAPSADPPADPPAAPPAALVPSQYQVKLLCVLYTVLIVKSLVYCCGLSLLMILRNKGPSTNCTHAD; encoded by the exons ATGAAGTGCAGCgtcgagtgtgaagttgtttggatgagcggttctcgAGAAATCCGCAAGCAGCAACACCAGAGGCCAA CTGCATCAGAGCGCCACTTCTCCCCAGGTTCACCAGaggaaacaccactgcacaaaatgcttttcctcccagctgctgctctgtgctgtctgtgttcag cgctggttgccatggcagcagaCCTGATTCAGGATGATTTAACATTGACCAAGAAAGCTGGTGAAACAGTCTACTTCAGATGTGGAGGAACTAACCAGTGTGACAGGAATAATGTATACTGGCTccagaagaaagacacagaaacattcacagtgATTGTAAATATTGACAAGA CTGACACATTCAACAGCAGAcaggtttttgtcacagtcACATTCACTGTGGGAGCTGATGACTACCTCATCTTTGGCTCTGGCACTAAACTGTTTGTAACAG CTTCagttgagcaggtagtgaagcCCGTGGTGAGCGTGTACCCAGCAGCCCACCTGGAGGGGAAGAGCTCCCTGCTGTGTCTGGCCTCAGCCATGTCTCCTCCTGTGGTCCAGTTctcctggaaaagacagaagaagaaaggccGGCTGGAGGATCTGCCCCCTGCTgagggagagcagctggagCTCAGAGAGCCGGGACGCACCGCCTCCATCCTGCTGCTCCATCAGCAAGAGAAGAGCACATATAAATACCGCTGCTATGTCAAGCACGAAGGGGGCACAGTGAGGgcccaaacagaacaag atgtttctacTCTTCCTTCATCAACAGCTTCAACTGCAGCTCCACCAGCAGCTCCAACAGCAAGTCCAACACCAGCTCCATCAGCAGATCCACCAGCTGATCCACCAGCAGCTCCACCAGCAGCTCTTGTCCCGTCTCAGTaccaggtgaagctgctctgtgtgctgtacacagtgctgatagtgaagagtctggtgtactgctgtggactttctctgctgatgatcctcagaaacaagggaccgtccaccaactgcacacatgctgactga